The following are encoded together in the Bacillus sp. NP157 genome:
- a CDS encoding YaeQ family protein codes for MALKSTVYKADLQVSDMDRHYYQGHALTIAQHPSETDERMMVRVLAFALNADDALVFGKGLSSEDEPDLWRKELTGEVDLWIELGQPDEQRIRRAAGRSKRVIVYTYSGRGAEVWWKKMSSAVARTKNVSVIDVDPATVAALAALTERTMQLQFMVQDGHAQVISGDTVVPIELTTLN; via the coding sequence ATGGCACTGAAATCCACGGTCTACAAGGCCGACCTGCAGGTCAGCGACATGGACCGGCACTACTATCAGGGCCATGCCCTGACCATCGCCCAGCACCCGTCGGAAACCGACGAGCGGATGATGGTGCGCGTGCTTGCCTTCGCCCTGAACGCCGACGACGCGCTGGTGTTCGGCAAGGGCCTGAGCTCCGAGGACGAGCCGGACCTGTGGCGCAAGGAGCTCACCGGCGAGGTGGACCTGTGGATCGAACTGGGCCAGCCGGACGAGCAGCGCATCCGCCGCGCCGCCGGCCGCTCGAAGCGCGTGATCGTCTACACCTACAGCGGGCGTGGCGCTGAAGTGTGGTGGAAGAAGATGTCGTCCGCGGTGGCTCGCACGAAGAACGTATCGGTGATCGACGTGGATCCGGCCACGGTCGCCGCGCTGGCGGCGCTCACCGAGCGCACCATGCAACTGCAGTTCATGGTCCAGGACGGCCACGCCCAGGTCATCAGCGGCGACACCGTGGTGCCGATCGAACTGACCACCCTGAACTGA
- a CDS encoding ferredoxin reductase, which translates to MNALPTRKTRWPLRLARRAVSPSLFDFWATRVNPLWTLEQPLARLVSRAPASRDAVTLVLRPNRHWTGMQAGQHVSLGVTIEGRRLVRSYSPTVMEDGSLAITVKAITGGVVSQYLASEARVGDVVTLDAAFGDMTVSTPHEGLLLLAAGSGITPMRALLRDLAARNMPVVADLFYWARQRDELCFVDELEAMAAAHPRLHVHFLATRDGASPDPRVDLASFESVASLSDRRVLACGPNGFVEAARARFAGQVARFEAEAFSRPPAPAIDDEGEVEVRLARSGRTLVLPRGKSLLEGLEAQGVRPANGCRMGICNTCACERQSGTTRHILTGDLGSEPSSQVRLCVNAPRTDLILDL; encoded by the coding sequence ATGAATGCCCTCCCCACCCGAAAAACCCGCTGGCCCCTGCGCCTGGCCCGTCGCGCGGTGTCTCCTTCCCTGTTCGACTTCTGGGCGACCCGGGTCAACCCGCTGTGGACGCTCGAACAACCGTTGGCGCGGCTGGTCTCGCGCGCGCCGGCGAGCCGCGACGCGGTGACCCTGGTGCTGCGCCCCAACCGTCACTGGACGGGCATGCAGGCCGGCCAGCACGTCAGCCTCGGGGTGACCATCGAGGGGCGCCGGCTGGTCCGTAGCTACAGCCCGACCGTCATGGAGGATGGCAGCCTGGCGATCACCGTGAAGGCGATCACCGGCGGCGTGGTCAGCCAGTACCTCGCCAGCGAAGCCCGGGTGGGCGACGTCGTCACCCTCGACGCGGCGTTCGGCGACATGACCGTGTCGACCCCGCACGAAGGCCTGCTCCTGCTGGCCGCCGGCAGCGGCATCACCCCGATGCGCGCGCTGCTGCGCGACCTGGCCGCACGCAACATGCCGGTCGTCGCCGACCTGTTCTATTGGGCCCGCCAGCGCGACGAGCTTTGCTTCGTCGACGAGCTGGAAGCCATGGCCGCGGCGCATCCGCGCCTGCACGTGCATTTCCTGGCGACCCGCGACGGCGCTTCGCCGGATCCGCGCGTCGACCTCGCCAGCTTCGAGAGCGTGGCTTCGCTGAGCGACCGCCGCGTGCTTGCCTGCGGCCCGAACGGCTTCGTGGAAGCCGCCCGGGCGCGCTTCGCCGGCCAGGTCGCGCGCTTCGAGGCCGAAGCCTTCAGTCGCCCGCCTGCCCCCGCCATCGACGACGAGGGCGAAGTGGAAGTGCGCCTGGCGCGTTCCGGCCGCACGCTGGTGCTGCCGCGCGGCAAGTCGCTGCTCGAGGGGCTGGAAGCGCAGGGCGTGCGCCCCGCCAACGGCTGCCGCATGGGCATCTGCAACACCTGCGCTTGCGAGCGCCAGTCCGGCACCACCCGCCACATCCTTACCGGTGACCTTGGCAGCGAACCGTCGTCGCAGGTTCGCCTGTGCGTCAACGCGCCGCGCACCGACCTGATCCTGGATCTTTGA
- the fabR gene encoding HTH-type transcriptional repressor FabR yields MTSIVLTPMTGARRADAPLADAPQGKRTGISRDDLLAAALKLIGPNRSLSTVSLREVAREAGIAPNSFYRQFRDMGELSIALIDLAGRSLRTIIGQARERATSTERSVIRVSVETFMEQLRADDKLLHVLLREGAVGTDDFKHAVERELAYFEDELRVDLIRLAAADGATLHEPALVARAITRLVFAMGATAMDQPPARDPELIEEISQMLRMIITGSHALNRSPA; encoded by the coding sequence ATGACCTCCATCGTCCTGACTCCCATGACCGGCGCGCGCCGGGCCGACGCACCCCTGGCGGATGCCCCGCAAGGCAAGCGCACCGGGATCTCGCGTGACGACCTGCTGGCCGCCGCCCTCAAGCTGATCGGTCCCAACCGCAGCCTGTCCACGGTGAGCCTGCGCGAAGTCGCGCGCGAGGCGGGCATCGCCCCCAACAGCTTCTATCGCCAGTTCCGCGACATGGGCGAGTTGTCGATCGCCCTGATCGACCTGGCCGGCCGTTCGCTGCGCACGATCATCGGCCAGGCCCGCGAGCGCGCGACGTCCACCGAACGCAGCGTCATCCGCGTTTCGGTCGAGACCTTCATGGAACAGCTGCGCGCCGACGACAAGCTGCTGCACGTGCTGTTGCGTGAGGGCGCGGTCGGCACGGACGACTTCAAGCACGCGGTCGAACGCGAACTCGCCTACTTCGAAGACGAGCTCCGGGTGGACCTGATCCGGCTGGCCGCGGCCGATGGCGCCACGCTGCACGAACCCGCGCTGGTGGCCCGCGCCATCACCCGGCTGGTGTTCGCGATGGGCGCGACGGCGATGGACCAGCCGCCCGCGCGCGACCCCGAGCTGATCGAAGAGATCTCGCAGATGCTGCGCATGATCATCACCGGCTCGCACGCACTGAACCGCTCGCCGGCCTGA
- a CDS encoding LysR family transcriptional regulator — MDRLEAMRVLVEAVDRGSLSEAARRLGMPLPTVSRKVSELEEALGARLLVRSPRKLTLTDAGETYLAAARRILEDVDCAERMAAGEYAAPRGELVVTAPIVLGKMHLLPAVTAFLAAYPDIRIRLMLVDRWVNLVDEQVDVAIRVGALPDSALVARHLANTRLVSCASPDYLERRGTPTHPSELAQHECINFDGIMSPRQWVFAENRRDLVVPLVPRLTVTTAEAAIEAATAGMGITRVVAYQIVARMQAGTLVTVLDAYEPAPLPVHLLFPSSGRLPVKVRTFIDFVMPHLGEALK, encoded by the coding sequence ATGGACCGCCTCGAAGCGATGCGCGTGCTGGTCGAAGCCGTCGACCGCGGCAGCCTCAGCGAAGCCGCGCGCAGGCTCGGCATGCCGCTGCCGACGGTCAGCCGCAAGGTGAGCGAGCTGGAGGAGGCGCTCGGCGCGCGGCTGCTGGTGCGTTCGCCACGCAAGCTCACGCTGACCGATGCGGGCGAGACCTATCTCGCGGCCGCCCGCCGGATCCTCGAAGACGTGGACTGCGCCGAGCGCATGGCGGCAGGCGAATACGCCGCGCCACGCGGCGAACTGGTGGTCACCGCGCCCATCGTCCTCGGCAAGATGCACCTGCTGCCCGCGGTCACCGCGTTCCTGGCCGCCTACCCCGACATCCGCATCCGGCTGATGCTGGTCGACCGCTGGGTCAACCTGGTCGACGAACAGGTCGACGTCGCGATCCGCGTGGGCGCCCTGCCCGACAGTGCGCTGGTGGCACGCCACCTGGCCAACACGCGCCTGGTGAGCTGCGCCAGCCCCGACTACCTCGAGCGACGCGGCACGCCGACGCATCCGTCCGAACTCGCCCAGCACGAATGCATCAACTTCGACGGCATCATGTCGCCGCGCCAGTGGGTGTTCGCGGAAAACAGACGCGACCTCGTCGTCCCGTTGGTGCCGCGACTGACCGTGACCACCGCCGAAGCTGCGATCGAAGCGGCGACGGCTGGCATGGGCATCACCCGTGTAGTCGCCTACCAGATCGTGGCACGCATGCAGGCCGGCACGCTGGTGACCGTGCTCGATGCGTATGAGCCCGCGCCGCTGCCCGTGCACCTGCTGTTCCCTTCCAGTGGACGACTGCCGGTGAAGGTACGAACGTTCATCGACTTCGTCATGCCTCACCTGGGTGAGGCGCTGAAATAA
- a CDS encoding dioxygenase, with protein MSLAPVLFISHGAPTFALEPGVLGPNLQRLGAQLEGIRAVLVVSPHWQAPGLRVMTAEKPATLHDFGGFPEPLYRLQYPAPGAPEVARETAAVLRDAGLQVDEDPTRPYDHGAWVPLRFLLPAADVPVFQLAMPAALDTQGALALGKALRPLRERGVLVVGSGSLTHNLYEIQRTSDSVPYAAAFAAWTTEAVLARDEQALVDYRRVAPAAERAHPTQEHYLPLLVAMGASTEDDVPALIPGGMTYGVLSMDSYAWGVAS; from the coding sequence ATGTCACTCGCCCCCGTCCTGTTCATTTCCCACGGCGCCCCGACCTTCGCGCTCGAGCCCGGCGTGCTCGGCCCCAACCTGCAGCGCCTCGGTGCGCAGCTGGAGGGCATCCGCGCGGTACTGGTGGTGTCGCCGCACTGGCAGGCACCCGGCTTGCGCGTCATGACGGCCGAAAAGCCGGCGACGTTGCACGACTTCGGCGGCTTCCCCGAGCCGCTGTATCGCCTGCAGTATCCGGCGCCTGGCGCACCCGAGGTCGCCCGCGAAACCGCCGCGGTGCTGCGCGACGCCGGCCTGCAGGTGGACGAAGACCCGACACGGCCGTACGACCACGGCGCGTGGGTGCCCTTGCGTTTCCTGCTGCCCGCAGCCGACGTCCCGGTGTTCCAGCTGGCGATGCCGGCCGCGCTCGACACCCAGGGCGCCCTGGCGCTCGGCAAGGCCCTGCGTCCGCTGCGCGAGCGCGGCGTGCTGGTGGTCGGCTCCGGCAGCCTCACCCACAACCTTTACGAGATCCAGCGGACCAGCGACAGCGTCCCGTATGCAGCCGCCTTCGCCGCGTGGACCACCGAGGCCGTGCTGGCGCGCGACGAGCAGGCGCTGGTCGACTACCGCCGCGTGGCCCCCGCCGCCGAACGCGCCCATCCCACCCAGGAGCACTACCTGCCGCTGCTGGTCGCCATGGGCGCGAGCACGGAAGACGACGTGCCGGCACTTATTCCCGGCGGCATGACCTATGGCGTGCTGTCGATGGATTCGTATGCCTGGGGTGTCGCAAGCTAG
- a CDS encoding acyl-CoA desaturase — protein sequence MTHVRNRTLSAAELKAFGDELDAIRASVQATIGQRDARYIRRVVAGVRWTGVVGRALLFLGAFLPVALVPAWIVGTLLLGLSKILENMELGHNVIHGQYDWMNDPKLNGKTYEWDIVATSANWRKTHNFQHHTYTNVRGMDDDIGYGLLRIFPEQRWRPFYLMQPVIAIVFALLFQWGVAIQDLRVGRWFAGKMKPGELRNAFRPVGRKMGKQLLKDYVVFPLLAGPFFLPVLLGNLVANGLRNVWTYTIIFCGHFTADAEVFPKEVLRNESRGHWYLRQLRGSSNLTGGKLINLLSGNLSHQIEHHFYPDLPANRYAEIAIEVKQVCARYGQHYNSGSLPRQFGQVIWRILRHALPSRPRKLRPREEAIA from the coding sequence ATGACCCATGTCCGCAACCGCACCCTCTCCGCCGCCGAGCTCAAGGCCTTCGGTGACGAACTCGATGCGATCCGCGCCAGCGTGCAGGCCACGATCGGCCAGCGCGATGCGCGTTACATCCGCCGCGTGGTCGCCGGCGTGCGCTGGACCGGCGTCGTCGGCCGCGCGCTGCTGTTCCTCGGCGCCTTCCTGCCGGTGGCGCTGGTGCCCGCGTGGATCGTCGGCACCCTGCTGCTGGGCCTGTCCAAGATCCTCGAGAACATGGAACTGGGCCACAACGTCATCCACGGCCAGTACGACTGGATGAACGACCCCAAGCTCAACGGCAAGACCTACGAGTGGGACATCGTCGCCACCTCGGCCAACTGGCGCAAGACGCACAACTTCCAGCACCACACGTATACCAACGTGCGCGGCATGGACGACGACATCGGCTATGGCCTGCTGCGGATCTTCCCCGAGCAGCGCTGGCGCCCGTTCTACCTGATGCAGCCGGTGATCGCGATCGTCTTCGCGCTGCTGTTCCAGTGGGGCGTGGCCATCCAGGACCTGCGCGTCGGTCGCTGGTTCGCCGGCAAGATGAAGCCGGGCGAGCTGCGCAACGCGTTCCGCCCGGTGGGTCGCAAGATGGGCAAGCAGTTGCTGAAGGACTACGTGGTGTTCCCGCTGCTGGCCGGCCCGTTCTTCCTGCCCGTGCTGCTGGGCAACCTGGTCGCCAACGGCCTGCGCAACGTGTGGACCTACACCATCATCTTCTGCGGCCATTTCACCGCGGATGCCGAAGTGTTCCCGAAGGAAGTGCTGCGCAACGAATCGCGCGGCCACTGGTACCTTCGCCAGCTGCGCGGCTCGTCGAACCTCACCGGCGGCAAGCTGATCAACCTGCTGTCGGGCAACCTCAGCCACCAGATCGAACACCATTTCTATCCGGACCTGCCGGCCAACCGCTACGCCGAGATCGCCATCGAGGTGAAGCAGGTCTGCGCTCGCTACGGCCAGCATTACAACAGCGGCTCACTGCCCCGCCAGTTCGGCCAGGTGATCTGGCGCATCCTCCGCCACGCCCTGCCCAGCCGCCCCCGCAAGCTGCGCCCGCGCGAAGAAGCCATCGCCTGA
- a CDS encoding sorbosone dehydrogenase family protein codes for MDKSFMRGALAMACVALLGACSEKASQDAAQQSGGAPSLPKAKNFLVPPMQVPDFAGWKNGAMPTVAPGLKIEKIAGDLKHPRQLLTLPNGDVLVVESNGPGEEALTTPKQLIAGMVKNDSGKGAKGGNRITLLRKGSGSGEWEKHTFIENLHSPFGVQLIGNTLYVANTDAIVTFPYQEGETEIKTPGVEFTDLPSTVNHHWTKSLQANPDGTKLYVGVGSNSNITENGLEVEYRRADILEVDVASKGSRIYAHGIRNPTGLAWDPTTNKLWAIANERDEIGADLVPDYLTSVTEGGFYGWPYSYYGQNVDTRVMPQRPELVQKAIKPDYALGSHVAALGVLLTQKTALPQPYQNGAFIGEHGSWDRSPLSGYAVVFVAFQDGKPVGKPQTLVSGFYSKDEKQLFGAPVGVVLDKDGALLIADDVGNTVWRVSAANP; via the coding sequence ATGGATAAGTCCTTCATGCGTGGCGCGCTCGCCATGGCCTGCGTCGCGCTGCTCGGCGCGTGCAGTGAAAAAGCCTCGCAGGATGCCGCCCAGCAGTCCGGCGGCGCGCCCTCGCTGCCCAAGGCAAAGAACTTCCTCGTGCCGCCGATGCAGGTGCCCGACTTCGCCGGCTGGAAGAACGGCGCGATGCCGACCGTGGCGCCGGGCCTGAAGATCGAGAAGATCGCCGGCGACCTGAAGCATCCGCGCCAGCTGCTGACCCTGCCCAATGGCGACGTGCTCGTGGTCGAATCGAACGGCCCCGGCGAAGAGGCGCTCACCACGCCCAAGCAGCTGATCGCCGGCATGGTGAAGAACGATTCGGGCAAGGGTGCCAAGGGCGGCAACCGGATCACCCTGCTGCGCAAGGGCAGCGGCAGCGGCGAGTGGGAGAAGCACACCTTCATCGAGAACCTGCACTCGCCGTTCGGCGTGCAGCTGATCGGCAACACGCTCTACGTCGCCAACACCGACGCGATCGTGACCTTCCCCTACCAGGAGGGCGAAACCGAGATCAAGACGCCGGGCGTCGAGTTCACCGACCTGCCGTCCACGGTCAACCACCACTGGACCAAGTCGCTTCAGGCCAACCCGGACGGCACCAAGCTTTACGTCGGCGTGGGCTCGAACAGCAACATCACCGAGAACGGGCTCGAGGTCGAATACCGTCGCGCGGACATCCTCGAAGTGGACGTCGCCAGCAAGGGCAGCCGGATCTACGCGCACGGCATCCGCAACCCCACCGGGCTTGCGTGGGATCCCACCACGAACAAGCTCTGGGCGATCGCCAACGAGCGTGACGAGATCGGGGCGGACCTCGTGCCCGATTACCTGACCTCGGTCACCGAGGGCGGCTTCTACGGCTGGCCTTACAGCTACTACGGCCAGAACGTGGACACCCGGGTGATGCCGCAGCGGCCGGAGCTGGTGCAGAAGGCGATCAAGCCCGATTACGCGCTGGGCTCGCACGTCGCGGCCCTGGGAGTGTTGCTGACCCAGAAAACCGCGCTGCCGCAGCCGTACCAGAACGGCGCCTTCATCGGCGAACACGGCAGCTGGGATCGTTCGCCGCTCAGCGGTTACGCCGTGGTGTTCGTCGCCTTCCAGGATGGCAAGCCGGTCGGCAAGCCGCAGACCCTGGTCAGTGGCTTCTATTCGAAAGACGAGAAGCAGCTGTTCGGCGCGCCGGTCGGCGTGGTGCTCGACAAGGACGGCGCGCTGCTGATCGCCGACGACGTCGGCAACACCGTGTGGCGGGTGTCAGCGGCTAACCCCTAG
- a CDS encoding peroxidase-related enzyme (This protein belongs to a clade of uncharacterized proteins related to peroxidases such as the alkylhydroperoxidase AhpD.) gives MSRFTTPATIEDAPEASRPLLTAVKKQLGVVPNMFRLIGNSPAALEGYLGMNGALAKGALPAPTRERIALAVAEINGCSYCLSAHSYLGKNLARLDDAEMEANRKGGSNDAKADAAVAFAAKVAKARGHVSQADVDVVRAAGYTDAQIIEIVQHVALNTWTNYLNEVAGTDIDFPVVAPFAA, from the coding sequence ATGTCACGTTTCACTACCCCCGCCACCATCGAAGACGCCCCCGAAGCCTCGCGCCCGCTCCTTACCGCGGTCAAGAAGCAGCTCGGCGTCGTCCCGAACATGTTCCGCCTGATCGGTAACAGCCCTGCCGCCCTCGAGGGCTACCTCGGCATGAACGGCGCACTGGCCAAGGGTGCCCTGCCGGCGCCGACCCGCGAGCGCATCGCACTGGCCGTCGCCGAGATCAACGGCTGCAGCTACTGCCTTTCGGCGCACAGCTACCTGGGCAAGAACCTGGCCAGGCTGGATGACGCGGAGATGGAAGCCAACCGCAAGGGCGGCTCCAACGATGCGAAGGCCGATGCGGCCGTCGCCTTTGCCGCCAAGGTGGCCAAGGCCCGCGGCCATGTCAGCCAGGCCGATGTCGACGTGGTCCGCGCCGCCGGCTACACCGACGCGCAGATCATCGAGATCGTCCAGCACGTCGCGTTGAACACGTGGACCAACTACCTCAACGAAGTCGCCGGCACGGATATCGACTTCCCGGTGGTGGCGCCGTTCGCGGCGTAA
- a CDS encoding erythromycin esterase family protein produces the protein MPSPVTEKALAATVAALCPRPLVILGEDANHAGAQTLAVKIGLVHALVARCGFRGIVFESQFYDMLDLQRSLDTGAASEAQLASAIGALWSRYAIFQPFEQWLFDEAQAKRLRVGGMDPQVGGVGARYSPAQLPVALASVLPRDERDLCQAAMARHNAWTYDDAHPFDDAAFRTLEQCATHVVDAIARHPAAASPRLAAMAASYRLYLDSANPSGGDPAARDKGMYRNLTWLLAQWPKGTKVIVWTASVHASKAPIPGSRSAAPTFGTYVHDAMGSGSYVLGFSALAGSYGSAGGRGKDHELGAPPVDAIERVATHGGGSDAEPGGADFRFLPWAVLERQGMRPGRAFNYASFQELDWKNYIDGLVILDRETAAEAGP, from the coding sequence ATGCCGTCACCCGTAACGGAAAAGGCACTGGCCGCCACGGTCGCCGCGCTTTGTCCACGACCCCTGGTGATCCTCGGCGAGGACGCGAACCATGCCGGGGCGCAGACCCTCGCGGTGAAGATCGGCCTCGTCCACGCGTTGGTCGCTCGTTGTGGGTTTCGCGGCATCGTCTTCGAAAGCCAGTTCTACGACATGCTCGACCTGCAGCGCTCGCTGGACACGGGCGCTGCAAGCGAGGCGCAACTGGCCAGCGCCATCGGTGCGCTATGGTCGCGCTACGCGATCTTCCAGCCGTTCGAGCAGTGGCTGTTCGACGAGGCCCAGGCGAAACGACTACGTGTCGGTGGCATGGACCCACAGGTAGGAGGCGTCGGGGCGCGCTATTCGCCCGCGCAGTTGCCTGTGGCGCTGGCCTCGGTCCTCCCGCGCGACGAACGCGATCTCTGCCAGGCGGCCATGGCGCGGCATAACGCGTGGACGTATGACGATGCCCACCCATTCGACGATGCCGCCTTTCGAACGCTGGAGCAGTGCGCCACGCACGTGGTCGACGCCATCGCACGGCATCCCGCTGCCGCTTCGCCGCGCCTGGCCGCGATGGCCGCTTCGTACCGCCTCTATCTCGACTCGGCGAATCCCAGTGGCGGCGATCCCGCTGCGCGCGACAAGGGGATGTACCGGAACCTCACCTGGTTGCTGGCGCAGTGGCCGAAAGGCACGAAGGTCATCGTATGGACGGCATCGGTGCATGCATCGAAGGCACCCATCCCCGGCAGTCGGTCCGCGGCGCCCACCTTCGGCACCTACGTCCACGACGCCATGGGCAGCGGGAGCTATGTGCTGGGCTTCAGCGCCCTCGCCGGGTCGTACGGCTCGGCGGGCGGACGGGGCAAGGACCATGAGCTCGGCGCGCCGCCAGTCGATGCCATTGAGCGCGTCGCCACGCACGGTGGTGGCAGCGACGCTGAACCCGGTGGTGCCGACTTTCGGTTCCTGCCTTGGGCCGTGCTGGAACGGCAGGGCATGCGGCCGGGCAGGGCATTCAACTACGCATCGTTCCAGGAACTGGACTGGAAGAATTACATCGACGGTCTCGTGATCCTCGATCGGGAAACCGCAGCGGAAGCCGGCCCATAG
- a CDS encoding EamA family transporter: MNESKASAGAVLALGATVVIWAFSWIVMKLVLRYAGPFDFSALRYSIGAALLFIVLLALRRPLAPPPLAGTIVTGLAQTAAFQGLGQFALTAGGTGHVVLLAYAMPFWAVLLAWLMLGERPLRRHWVGLGLAAIGLTCVIAPWHGLGNPMSTAFALLGGLCWALGTVTSKHMFQRHQPDPLTFTAWQMAFGAAGLAIVAFIVPQRAIEWSPAFIAGLAYSVILATSLAWTLWLLVVRRLPTAVASVSSLAVPVLSVLMAWAVLQETPAPSEWLGMAFIVAGLVAVSGVTLRRNA, translated from the coding sequence ATGAACGAGTCAAAAGCCTCCGCGGGCGCCGTGCTGGCACTGGGCGCCACCGTCGTCATCTGGGCCTTCAGCTGGATCGTGATGAAGCTGGTCCTGCGCTACGCGGGGCCCTTCGACTTCTCGGCCCTGCGCTACAGCATCGGCGCGGCCCTGCTGTTCATCGTGCTGCTGGCGTTGCGCCGGCCATTGGCGCCACCGCCGCTGGCCGGCACGATCGTCACCGGCCTGGCCCAGACTGCCGCCTTCCAGGGCCTGGGCCAGTTTGCGCTTACCGCAGGCGGCACCGGCCACGTGGTCCTGCTCGCCTATGCGATGCCGTTCTGGGCCGTACTGCTCGCATGGCTGATGCTCGGCGAGCGCCCCCTGCGCCGGCACTGGGTCGGGCTCGGCCTGGCGGCCATCGGGCTGACCTGCGTGATCGCGCCGTGGCACGGCCTGGGCAATCCCATGAGCACGGCCTTCGCCCTGCTCGGTGGCCTGTGCTGGGCGCTCGGCACGGTGACCAGCAAGCACATGTTCCAGCGCCACCAGCCCGATCCGCTGACGTTCACCGCGTGGCAGATGGCCTTCGGCGCCGCCGGACTGGCGATCGTCGCCTTCATCGTGCCGCAGCGGGCGATCGAATGGAGCCCGGCCTTCATCGCCGGCCTCGCCTACTCGGTGATCCTCGCCACCAGCCTGGCGTGGACGCTGTGGCTGCTGGTGGTGCGCCGCCTGCCCACCGCGGTGGCGTCGGTGTCGTCGCTGGCCGTACCCGTGCTCAGCGTGCTGATGGCGTGGGCGGTGTTGCAGGAGACGCCCGCGCCCAGCGAATGGCTGGGCATGGCCTTCATCGTGGCCGGCCTTGTCGCCGTGAGTGGGGTCACGCTCCGTCGCAACGCGTGA
- a CDS encoding LysR family transcriptional regulator, whose amino-acid sequence MDKVQEMTSFVAVVDAGSFIGAADATGVTKAAISRHVADLERRLGVRLLHRTTRRLSLTDEGRTFYSRSRDLLAGIAEAEAELTARSSEPTGLLRITAPLSFGVLHLAPLWARFAGEHPQVALDITLSDRVVDLVEEGFDLAVRISRLPNSTLVSRQLGTTRMLLCASPDYLAGHGTPRAPAELAAHAVLAYSYWPDDWQFTTADGRIERVTVKPFMRSNNGDTSRVAALAGQGITLQPDFIVGDDVRAGRLVHLLPTHDAGSIGIHAVYASRKHLPVKVRRMVDFLVDAFDGVRWS is encoded by the coding sequence ATGGACAAAGTGCAGGAAATGACCAGCTTCGTCGCCGTGGTCGACGCAGGCAGCTTCATCGGCGCCGCCGATGCCACGGGCGTGACCAAGGCGGCGATATCGCGCCACGTCGCCGACCTGGAGCGCCGGCTCGGCGTGCGCCTGCTGCACCGGACCACCCGCCGGCTGTCGCTGACCGACGAGGGGCGGACCTTCTACAGCCGCTCGCGCGACCTGCTGGCCGGCATCGCCGAGGCCGAGGCCGAGCTCACCGCGCGCAGTAGCGAGCCGACCGGGTTGCTGCGGATCACCGCGCCGCTGTCGTTCGGCGTGCTGCACCTTGCGCCGCTATGGGCCCGCTTCGCCGGCGAGCATCCGCAGGTAGCCCTGGACATCACCCTGTCCGATCGCGTCGTCGACCTGGTCGAGGAGGGCTTCGACCTCGCCGTGCGTATTTCGCGGCTGCCGAACTCCACCCTCGTCAGCCGCCAGCTCGGCACCACCCGCATGCTGCTCTGCGCCTCGCCGGATTATCTCGCCGGGCACGGCACGCCACGTGCGCCGGCCGAACTGGCCGCGCATGCCGTGCTGGCCTACAGCTACTGGCCCGACGACTGGCAGTTCACGACGGCGGATGGGCGGATCGAGCGGGTCACGGTCAAGCCGTTCATGCGCAGCAACAACGGCGATACCTCGCGGGTGGCCGCGCTGGCCGGGCAGGGCATCACCCTGCAACCCGACTTCATCGTGGGCGACGACGTGCGCGCGGGCCGGCTCGTCCACCTGCTGCCGACGCATGACGCGGGCAGCATCGGCATCCATGCGGTGTATGCGTCGCGCAAGCACCTGCCGGTGAAGGTACGGCGCATGGTCGACTTCCTCGTCGATGCCTTCGATGGCGTGCGCTGGAGCTAG